TCTTCTTCCCCTCGCTGAACCACGACGCCTGGATATGCTGGATGTTATCGAGGTAGATGCGCGAGAGGGCGATCATGCGGAGGTATCGATTGGCGCCCTGCTCGTGGTCGACACGCTTGTCCAGGGCGGTGTTGGCCTTCTTGAAGCTCCAGGGGATGAAGGCGGTGAAGCCGGGGGCTTCGTCCTGCAACGCCCGCAGGACCTCCAGGTGTTCGATAACGTCCTCATCCTGCTCCAGGTGGCCATACATCATGGTGGCGGTGGTGTGAATGCCGAGCTTATGGGCCTCGCGATGCACCTCCGTCCACTGGTCAACGCTACCCTTAGGGAACAGCCGGCTAATCTTACGCTTAACTCGATTGGACAAAATCTCCGAGCCGCCGCCAGGAATGGAGTTCAGCCCAGCCTCCTTCAGCGCCTGAAGCACCTCTCGAACGCTGAGCTTGGACACCTGGGCCATCTTCTGGACCTCGGGCGCCGAGAAGAAGTGGGGATGGAGGGTTGGGAGGCGGCGCCGGGTCTCGCGCACTAGATCGGTGTAGTACTCCAGGGGCAGACTGGGGTTAAGGCCGCCCTGCATCAGCACCGTGGTGCAGCCCTTATCAACAGCTTTGGCGAGCATCGACATAACCTCATCCACCGAGTGGGTGTACTTGTCGGTATCCTTCTCGGTGCGGTAGAAGGCGCAGAAGGTGCAGTAGGCATCGCAGACGTTGGTGTAGTTGAGGTTGGTGTCGATGACGAAGGTGACCATCGGCTCTGGGTTGTGACGGTAGCGCGACTCCATCGCCAGGGGCGCCAGGTCCAACAGCGGGGCCTCTTTCAGCAGATACAGCCCCTCCTCTTTGTCGATGCGCTGCCCGTTATTGACCTTCTCGCGAATCTTGTTGAGCATAACCTTCTCCTAAGCCCCTCTCTCGGTGGACGAGCGGGCAGGCTCTTTTATGGCCTCTAGCAACCTTCTGAATCTATCCATCGCCTCCATCTCCGCCGGGCCTAGCCGGTAGTGGAAGCTCAGTATGTATTCGACGACCTCGTCGTGGGTCATGTTCAGGTCGCGGCGGCGGGCGGCGATGGCGTCCACGTCTGCGATGGCCTGGGATATGGACGTATCGAGCCACTGACACAGCCG
The genomic region above belongs to SAR202 cluster bacterium and contains:
- the mqnC gene encoding dehypoxanthine futalosine cyclase encodes the protein MLNKIREKVNNGQRIDKEEGLYLLKEAPLLDLAPLAMESRYRHNPEPMVTFVIDTNLNYTNVCDAYCTFCAFYRTEKDTDKYTHSVDEVMSMLAKAVDKGCTTVLMQGGLNPSLPLEYYTDLVRETRRRLPTLHPHFFSAPEVQKMAQVSKLSVREVLQALKEAGLNSIPGGGSEILSNRVKRKISRLFPKGSVDQWTEVHREAHKLGIHTTATMMYGHLEQDEDVIEHLEVLRALQDEAPGFTAFIPWSFKKANTALDKRVDHEQGANRYLRMIALSRIYLDNIQHIQASWFSEGKKTGQVALHFGGDDFGGTLFDENVMQEAGFYNRTTVDEVITLIREAGFVPAQRTTLYEVLRRFEESEALPAGVV